From the Haladaptatus sp. DJG-WS-42 genome, the window GTGATCAACGAGCTCCTGTTTCCACGAATGTGGGAGGCGGTCCCGAGCGCGAAACAGGCGGTGGTCGAGGAGCAAGACGGCCGCCCCGGCCCAACAGACGGGGTAGAGAATCGCGCTCTCTTTGGTCGTAAAACCGAGCGCAAAGGCGAAGACGCCGACGTAGAAGTAGCGGTGGCGACCCGTGTCGTACGCGCGGACGAAAAAGCCGAGCGCGATGAACATGAACGCCGCGACGAGCAGGTCGTTGCGCATGAACCGCGAGTAGTAGAGCAGGAGCGGATTGAGCGCGAGCAGTCCGGCTAAGACGGCGACTTCGAGGTCACGGAGGTGTTCGCGGAAATTCCACGCCGAAAGTGGGAGTATCCCGCCAACGAGCGCCACGATGAGGCGCATCGAGAAATCAGACGGGCCGAGCAGCGCGAACATGTATTTGTTCACGTGAAACAGGAACGGCCCGTGGACGATGGGGCGATACTCCCAGACGCCGGTTTCTGCGTAGCGGAGTGTCCAGTAGGCGACGCGGCCTTCGTCCCAGTGGGCAACGCGGTCACCGAGGAAGATGAGGCGCGCGATGAGTGCGACGGCGGCGATGGCGACGACCGCGAGCAAGAGCCGTTGGCGGCCGTCAGAGCGAGAGCGAGTGTCGTCAACCGTTGCCATTGCCCCATCAGAGCGTGCGAAGGGGTTAGAATCCTTCTGTTTGTCAAGCGTGCATTTCACCTATCGGCTCGCAGTCGATACCGGGAACGGTACTTCTTTTAATGCCCTGCTCCACCGCGAACACATGGTAACGCTTGGGTTGGTGGTCGCGCAGTTCAACCGCGCACTCACCGAGCAGATGGAGGAGTTGGCGCGCGAGGCCGCCGCAGACCGCGGCGCGGAAATCGCAGACACCCTCGCGGTGCCGGGTGCGTACGACACGCCCCTCGCCGCAGACCGCCTCGCCCGCCGCGACGACATCGACGCGGTCGCGGTTCTCGGGTGTATCATCACCGGCGAAACGAGCCACGACGAAGTGATTGGCAAC encodes:
- the ribH gene encoding 6,7-dimethyl-8-ribityllumazine synthase; translated protein: MVTLGLVVAQFNRALTEQMEELAREAAADRGAEIADTLAVPGAYDTPLAADRLARRDDIDAVAVLGCIITGETSHDEVIGNAAARKLTDVSIARDTPVTLGIAGPGMSADQARARTDMGAHAVTGAVDLVEELQ